In the Pseudanabaena sp. PCC 7367 genome, one interval contains:
- the nusB gene encoding transcription antitermination factor NusB has protein sequence MQARHVSRELALLSMGQLPTQPEKLQNKTVDDMLIATVRSLVDEVREMLLTAGAEVQRGNDKLVESEDQLVNSKIRTADINTSQVMLKAAIDLTGTAINRVGQALEFPLMVQFARQPEVKEYAIEILTTVNANRAKIDETIAAALEGWQLNRLPKIDQKILRIAVAELMYLETPTQIAINEAIELAKRYSGEDGYRFINGVLRTISNRLKAAK, from the coding sequence ATGCAAGCCCGCCACGTTTCCAGAGAGTTGGCCCTATTGAGTATGGGGCAATTACCCACTCAGCCCGAAAAACTCCAAAACAAGACCGTTGATGATATGTTGATCGCCACGGTGCGATCGCTGGTGGATGAAGTTAGAGAAATGCTGTTGACGGCTGGCGCAGAGGTGCAGCGGGGCAATGACAAGCTGGTTGAGAGTGAAGACCAATTAGTTAATAGCAAAATTCGTACCGCTGACATAAATACCTCACAGGTGATGCTGAAGGCCGCGATCGACCTGACCGGAACGGCGATCAATCGAGTCGGACAAGCGCTGGAATTTCCTTTGATGGTGCAGTTCGCCCGCCAACCAGAGGTCAAAGAATATGCGATCGAAATTTTGACAACGGTCAATGCCAACCGCGCTAAGATTGACGAAACGATCGCTGCTGCCCTGGAAGGATGGCAACTAAACCGTTTACCCAAGATTGACCAGAAAATTTTGCGGATTGCGGTGGCAGAACTAATGTATTTGGAAACACCAACCCAAATTGCGATCAATGAGGCGATCGAATTGGCCAAGCGCTATAGCGGTGAAGATGGTTATCGGTTTATCAATGGTGTGTTGCGCACGATTAGTAATCGACTCAAGGCAGCTAAGTAA
- a CDS encoding peroxiredoxin: MTLRLGDTVPDFTQDSTEGPIHLYEWMGDSWVVLFSHPADFTPVCTTELGTVAKLKDEFAKRNVKPIALSVDDVESHKGWAGDIEETQGAAVNYPILADGDRKVSDLYDMIHPNASNTLTVRTVFVIDPNKKLRLNLTYPASAGRNFDEILRVIDSLQLTDYHKVATPANWKDGDDCVVVPSIKEEAELKANFPKGYTVIKPYLRMTPQPNK; the protein is encoded by the coding sequence ATGACTTTACGTTTAGGTGATACCGTTCCTGATTTTACGCAGGACTCTACCGAAGGCCCAATTCATCTATATGAATGGATGGGCGATAGCTGGGTTGTATTATTCTCCCACCCCGCTGATTTCACGCCAGTTTGCACCACTGAACTAGGTACAGTGGCAAAGCTAAAAGATGAATTTGCTAAGCGCAATGTTAAACCGATCGCCCTGAGTGTTGATGATGTTGAATCACACAAAGGCTGGGCTGGTGATATTGAAGAAACCCAAGGCGCAGCGGTAAATTACCCAATTCTGGCCGATGGCGATCGTAAGGTTTCTGATCTTTATGACATGATCCATCCCAACGCCAGTAATACCCTTACGGTTAGAACTGTTTTTGTGATTGACCCCAACAAGAAACTACGTCTGAACCTGACCTATCCGGCTAGTGCGGGACGTAACTTTGATGAAATCCTGCGCGTAATTGACTCCTTGCAGCTTACCGATTACCACAAGGTAGCTACGCCGGCCAACTGGAAAGATGGCGATGATTGTGTAGTTGTGCCTTCGATTAAGGAAGAAGCCGAACTAAAAGCGAATTTCCCCAAAGGCTACACAGTTATCAAGCCATACTTGCGGATGACTCCTCAGCCCAATAAATAG
- a CDS encoding NIL domain-containing protein encodes MIMQTSDYPFSSSGNAAIAGDDRVTHTNITIRVPHSQHQEPIISKLVSEHGLIVNITAALLGEDARDDGWFSLELKGTMPQIRSAMVYLEDLDLEVWEKNGTEEEDW; translated from the coding sequence ATGATTATGCAAACTTCTGATTATCCTTTCTCCAGTTCTGGCAATGCGGCGATCGCTGGTGACGATCGAGTCACCCACACCAACATTACAATTAGAGTCCCCCACAGCCAACACCAAGAACCAATTATTTCCAAGTTGGTATCTGAGCATGGCTTGATTGTAAATATTACGGCAGCGTTGCTGGGTGAAGATGCCCGCGATGATGGCTGGTTTAGTTTGGAACTAAAGGGAACCATGCCCCAAATCCGCAGTGCGATGGTTTATTTAGAAGATTTAGACCTAGAAGTGTGGGAGAAAAACGGCACCGAAGAAGAGGACTGGTAA
- a CDS encoding tetratricopeptide repeat protein produces the protein MDIQGTPPSEPQLLTLQDLNLRMQLSELPVVAQDHMQQQRWPEAILCYHKLLEVLAQFEAFGQAQAISENSNSADVDRPDKNEVPPQEILSNACCGLGVALSKLGQLDEAIASYEQALAANPEDLSALYLLGVAYSRQNQWDSAIASYQKVLNLQSAHIPARMNLGVAFLRSSNLKQAVREFEQLVTIAPNSSDAHCNLGIAHHRLGELETAAASLETAIALEPSHMQALYNRGKVAEDQDQPEAAIGYYRQALSIEPDDIDTCCSLAFVLDRQNQSTEAIALYQHAISLNPHEADALSNLGASLVHQRNPQQAIDYFERALSVQKNHLAANLNLAHACFMLGNFARGFEYYKWRWFMINQPKRDLPAPLWDGSPLAGKTVLVSGEQGVGDEVLFGSMIPDVIAASDRCWIECQPRLVPLFARSFPEATIIPKEGQEALTIEKPENIDFVLPMGSMGQWLRPTIESFTDRNGAFMQPDAAKVQACRDRYLKLASSQEPENLKEVSQESSSDQPVNVQVSDQTKPNRNLIVGISWHSTNRKKYPAPLADWLPILNLPGITFVDLQYGDWADELAQMQDRYDVDIYHDPNIDQIASIDDFAAQVAAVDLVISISNTAVHMAGALGKPLWLLLPYVPEPWYWLLEGTTTPWYASASLFRQRQWGDWDGVFDRVANALSELVALYQGHPGHLGKDLEDSAELDLEQNLEQIKAIAEQAELATNQEATKPGQKGNPANLAQRYLQRAQTSLQRGRFTEAIDNCQKLIALELEQTEFQAEMAKAYTIWGRALQQMGKPIDATKPYEQAIALQPDLVFAHWFLGQSYDQQGLPELALSQYIEALTIEPETFTAESHFLLGNSLVERHRYDQALEFYQRAIELKPGYLDAHRNRIKALALQGNLAAAVQAQTDLVAADPDLLSAKECNELGMHCIQAEKLAEAIHCFENAIQIDPENADAHFNLGNTFAQRNQVRDAIICYQEAIAIDPNFAQIYFNLGVLLLPSEKQLADAIDFLRAAIDLKPEWAEAHQKLGEGLYDLSQQTNSPKYLAEAIASFKTATRLKPSLTVAHQALELATSTQQALPRMAPRIDPDDPD, from the coding sequence GCTGGGGCAATTAGACGAAGCGATCGCCAGTTATGAACAAGCCCTGGCCGCCAATCCAGAGGATCTCAGTGCGCTATATCTGCTGGGGGTGGCCTATAGTCGGCAAAATCAATGGGATAGTGCGATCGCCAGCTATCAGAAGGTGCTTAATCTCCAATCGGCACATATTCCGGCCAGAATGAATTTGGGAGTAGCTTTCCTGCGTTCTAGCAACCTGAAACAAGCCGTGCGTGAGTTTGAGCAATTAGTTACGATCGCGCCCAATTCCAGTGATGCCCATTGTAATCTTGGCATTGCCCACCATCGTTTGGGTGAGCTAGAAACTGCGGCAGCAAGCCTGGAAACCGCGATCGCCCTGGAGCCTAGCCACATGCAAGCGCTCTATAATCGGGGCAAAGTGGCGGAAGACCAGGATCAGCCAGAAGCAGCGATCGGCTATTATCGCCAGGCATTAAGCATTGAGCCTGATGATATTGATACTTGTTGCAGTTTGGCATTTGTGCTCGATCGCCAGAATCAATCAACCGAGGCGATCGCCCTCTATCAACATGCAATTAGCCTCAATCCCCATGAAGCAGATGCCCTCTCCAATTTGGGTGCTTCGCTGGTGCATCAAAGAAATCCCCAGCAGGCGATCGATTACTTTGAACGCGCCCTAAGTGTCCAGAAGAATCATCTGGCGGCCAATTTGAACCTGGCTCATGCCTGTTTCATGCTGGGTAATTTTGCCAGGGGGTTTGAATATTACAAGTGGCGCTGGTTTATGATCAATCAGCCCAAGCGAGACTTGCCAGCCCCATTGTGGGATGGTTCACCGTTGGCGGGTAAAACGGTTTTAGTTTCGGGGGAACAGGGGGTTGGTGATGAGGTTTTGTTCGGGAGCATGATCCCGGATGTGATTGCGGCTAGCGATCGCTGCTGGATTGAGTGCCAACCGCGATTAGTGCCTTTGTTTGCGCGATCTTTTCCAGAAGCAACGATAATCCCGAAAGAGGGACAAGAAGCATTAACCATTGAAAAGCCGGAAAATATTGATTTTGTTTTACCGATGGGCAGCATGGGGCAATGGCTCCGCCCTACGATCGAGAGTTTTACCGATCGCAATGGTGCTTTTATGCAGCCGGATGCCGCGAAAGTGCAAGCCTGCCGCGATCGCTATTTAAAGCTTGCATCTAGCCAAGAGCCTGAGAATCTTAAGGAGGTGAGTCAGGAATCTTCCTCTGATCAACCTGTCAATGTTCAAGTCAGCGATCAAACGAAACCAAACCGTAACCTAATTGTTGGCATCTCCTGGCACAGCACCAATCGCAAAAAATATCCTGCTCCCCTGGCAGATTGGCTACCAATTTTGAATTTACCGGGGATTACGTTCGTGGATTTGCAATATGGTGATTGGGCGGATGAACTGGCCCAGATGCAAGATCGCTATGACGTAGACATCTATCATGACCCCAATATTGACCAGATCGCCAGCATTGATGATTTTGCGGCGCAGGTGGCGGCGGTAGATTTAGTAATTTCGATCAGTAATACGGCGGTGCATATGGCCGGAGCGCTGGGTAAACCGTTGTGGTTGCTGCTGCCCTATGTGCCCGAACCCTGGTATTGGCTACTGGAGGGTACAACTACCCCCTGGTACGCTAGTGCTAGCCTGTTCCGGCAAAGACAATGGGGTGATTGGGATGGCGTATTCGATCGGGTTGCCAATGCCCTGAGCGAGTTAGTGGCTTTGTATCAGGGGCATCCAGGTCATTTAGGTAAAGATCTTGAAGATAGCGCTGAGCTTGATTTAGAGCAAAACTTAGAGCAAATTAAAGCGATCGCGGAGCAGGCTGAGCTGGCCACCAATCAAGAGGCAACCAAACCAGGCCAGAAAGGAAATCCAGCCAATCTGGCGCAACGATATTTACAACGGGCACAAACCAGTTTGCAGCGGGGCAGGTTTACGGAGGCGATCGATAATTGCCAAAAACTAATTGCCCTGGAGCTGGAGCAAACGGAGTTTCAAGCTGAAATGGCCAAAGCCTATACAATCTGGGGCAGAGCCTTGCAGCAAATGGGCAAGCCGATCGACGCTACTAAGCCCTACGAACAGGCGATCGCGCTCCAGCCAGATCTAGTTTTTGCCCATTGGTTCCTGGGACAAAGCTATGACCAGCAAGGGCTACCAGAATTGGCTCTGTCGCAATACATTGAAGCCCTGACGATCGAGCCGGAAACGTTCACCGCCGAGTCGCATTTTTTGTTGGGCAACAGTTTGGTGGAGCGGCATCGCTATGATCAGGCGTTGGAATTTTACCAACGGGCGATCGAGCTAAAACCGGGTTATCTGGATGCCCATCGCAATCGGATTAAGGCCCTGGCTTTGCAGGGTAACTTAGCGGCGGCGGTGCAAGCCCAGACTGATCTGGTGGCGGCTGATCCAGATTTGCTCAGTGCCAAGGAATGCAATGAGTTGGGTATGCATTGTATTCAGGCGGAAAAACTAGCCGAGGCGATCCACTGTTTTGAAAATGCGATCCAGATTGATCCTGAAAATGCCGATGCCCATTTTAATTTGGGTAACACATTTGCACAACGCAACCAGGTGAGGGATGCGATCATTTGCTACCAGGAGGCGATCGCCATTGATCCCAATTTTGCTCAGATTTATTTCAATCTGGGGGTATTACTGTTGCCCAGTGAAAAGCAATTGGCCGATGCGATCGATTTTTTGCGGGCGGCGATCGACCTGAAGCCAGAATGGGCAGAGGCACATCAAAAATTGGGCGAAGGGTTATATGACCTCAGTCAACAAACCAACTCGCCAAAATACTTAGCAGAGGCGATCGCTAGCTTCAAAACTGCAACCAGACTCAAACCCAGCCTCACAGTGGCTCACCAGGCATTAGAACTGGCAACTTCTACCCAACAGGCATTGCCAAGAATGGCGCCACGAATAGATCCTGATGATCCTGATTAG
- a CDS encoding TrmH family RNA methyltransferase, whose translation MITSTRNPLVKALRQLGKSTKARREQGLFLIEGTHALSEAIATNFPCATVCYTEVWQQKNPVLYGEVLERAEQLEPVSEAVIKAIATTMNPDGVIATLPLPDSARDSGINSIGLVLETIQDPGNLGAIIRTAVAAGIDEIWVSQDSVDLTSPKVIRASAGQWFRANLRSQGDLVQTIETYKKQGIKVIATNADAELTYWQADFSQPCLILLGNEGNGLSAELAQVADLAVSIPLENGVESLNLAVSAALILYEAKRQRDVASLD comes from the coding sequence ATGATTACCAGCACTCGCAATCCTTTGGTAAAAGCCCTGCGGCAACTGGGGAAAAGTACCAAAGCCCGACGCGAGCAGGGTTTGTTTTTGATCGAAGGCACCCATGCCCTCAGCGAGGCGATCGCCACTAATTTCCCCTGTGCTACTGTTTGCTATACCGAGGTTTGGCAACAAAAAAACCCAGTTCTCTATGGTGAGGTCTTAGAGCGAGCAGAGCAGCTTGAACCGGTTAGCGAGGCTGTGATCAAAGCGATCGCCACCACCATGAACCCCGACGGTGTGATTGCCACCTTGCCCCTGCCTGATTCAGCCAGAGATTCAGGAATCAACTCGATCGGCTTGGTGCTAGAAACCATTCAAGACCCCGGTAACCTGGGCGCAATTATCCGCACTGCCGTAGCCGCTGGCATTGATGAAATCTGGGTCAGTCAGGATAGTGTTGATTTAACCAGCCCCAAGGTAATCAGAGCCTCGGCGGGACAATGGTTTCGGGCTAATTTGCGATCGCAAGGTGATCTAGTCCAGACTATAGAAACCTACAAAAAACAGGGCATTAAGGTGATTGCCACCAATGCTGATGCTGAGCTGACCTATTGGCAAGCGGATTTTAGCCAACCCTGTTTGATTTTGCTAGGCAACGAGGGCAATGGCCTGTCGGCGGAGTTAGCCCAGGTTGCCGATTTGGCGGTGAGTATCCCACTTGAAAATGGGGTGGAATCACTCAATTTAGCGGTTTCGGCGGCGCTAATTCTCTATGAGGCCAAGCGACAAAGGGATGTGGCCAGCTTAGATTAG
- a CDS encoding ABC transporter permease translates to MTLESVSVLWPKNKIITGAGLPESISNFFARYGAELIQRLGEHFVLVGVACGLAIAIGIPLGVIITRKASLRQPVLFFVNTMQTIPSLALFGFLLPIPLIGGIGARTAIVTLFLYALLPIVRNTYVGITTVDPAIREAGRAMGMSDWQLIAWVELPLALSVIVAGVRVAVVICVGTAAIAAAIGAGGLGEFIFRGLSTVNNIQILLGAVPAALMALSLDFGLGWLQNKLDRSPAN, encoded by the coding sequence ATGACGCTTGAGTCAGTCTCGGTTCTATGGCCAAAAAACAAAATCATTACAGGTGCAGGACTACCTGAATCTATAAGCAATTTTTTTGCTCGCTATGGTGCAGAGCTGATTCAGCGATTGGGTGAGCATTTTGTACTAGTCGGGGTGGCCTGTGGTTTGGCGATCGCCATTGGCATTCCCCTGGGCGTGATCATTACCAGGAAAGCCAGCTTGCGTCAACCAGTGCTGTTTTTTGTAAACACCATGCAAACAATCCCCAGTTTGGCTTTGTTTGGGTTTCTGTTGCCGATTCCATTGATTGGCGGGATTGGTGCGCGTACGGCGATCGTGACCCTGTTTCTCTATGCCTTGCTGCCGATTGTACGCAATACCTATGTGGGCATCACCACGGTTGACCCAGCGATCCGCGAGGCGGGTAGAGCCATGGGCATGAGCGATTGGCAACTAATCGCCTGGGTAGAATTGCCGTTGGCATTAAGCGTGATTGTGGCGGGAGTGCGGGTGGCGGTGGTGATCTGCGTAGGCACAGCGGCGATCGCGGCGGCAATTGGCGCTGGTGGTTTGGGTGAGTTTATTTTTCGGGGACTATCCACCGTGAACAATATCCAGATTTTGTTGGGGGCAGTCCCGGCGGCGCTGATGGCTTTGTCGCTGGATTTTGGTTTGGGTTGGTTGCAAAATAAGCTCGATCGATCGCCAGCAAACTAA
- a CDS encoding S41 family peptidase — MVKPHRIWSLIVVLLLTIATQFLHVDSASASITDWLEEQRFITSVWKIVNRSYVDDTFNHQDWYKVRKQYAGRKFNSRDETYDAIQEMLESLGDPFTRLLRPKQYKSIMTSTSGALTGVGLQIAVDPETRDLVVVAPIEGSPADRAGLLSHDRIMKVNDLPLDGLSLDECANLLRGEIGTEVKLSVARSVLPSTEATLAVDAPEIPESAFELKSKSTNKQKLNQAKNSSATNKQSNQAEQEKNFDVTIVRERIEVNPVIAKLNREQGHKVGYVRLNQFNGNAAAEMKSAIANLEKKGADRYVLDLRGNPGGLLTAGVEIARQWLSKGAIVYTADRNGIQESFTAKGKALTEDPMVVLINGGTASASEILAGALHDNGRATLVGTHTFGKALIQSLVNLGDGSGIALTIAKYETPNHTDINKVGIDPDVEFPLNVPITRDQLGTKDDPQYVAALEVLKQQEQQQLADAA, encoded by the coding sequence ATGGTTAAACCCCATAGAATCTGGTCATTGATTGTAGTTCTTTTGCTAACCATAGCAACCCAATTTTTGCACGTGGATAGTGCCAGTGCTTCGATCACAGACTGGTTAGAAGAGCAACGCTTCATCACCAGCGTGTGGAAGATAGTCAATCGCTCCTATGTGGACGATACATTTAACCATCAGGATTGGTATAAGGTGCGCAAGCAATATGCTGGGCGCAAGTTTAATAGTCGGGATGAGACCTACGATGCGATCCAGGAAATGCTAGAAAGTCTGGGCGATCCGTTTACCCGATTGCTGCGACCCAAGCAATATAAAAGCATTATGACCAGTACCTCTGGCGCTCTGACTGGTGTGGGTTTACAAATTGCGGTCGATCCAGAAACCAGGGATTTGGTAGTGGTTGCACCGATCGAAGGTTCACCAGCCGATCGCGCGGGCTTGCTTTCCCACGATCGGATTATGAAGGTGAATGATTTACCCCTCGATGGTTTGTCGCTGGATGAATGTGCCAACCTGTTGCGTGGTGAAATTGGCACCGAGGTGAAGCTGTCGGTGGCGCGATCGGTGCTCCCCAGTACCGAGGCTACATTGGCCGTTGATGCCCCCGAAATCCCAGAATCGGCCTTTGAGCTGAAGTCAAAGTCAACTAATAAACAAAAATTAAATCAGGCTAAGAATTCCTCTGCTACAAATAAGCAATCAAATCAAGCAGAGCAGGAAAAAAACTTTGATGTGACGATCGTGCGGGAGCGAATTGAAGTCAATCCCGTGATTGCCAAGCTCAACCGTGAACAAGGCCACAAGGTCGGTTATGTACGTTTGAATCAGTTTAATGGTAATGCGGCAGCGGAAATGAAGTCAGCGATCGCTAATTTGGAGAAAAAAGGAGCCGATCGCTATGTACTGGATTTGCGCGGTAATCCTGGTGGCTTGCTCACTGCGGGGGTGGAAATTGCGCGGCAATGGCTATCGAAAGGGGCAATTGTTTACACCGCCGATCGCAATGGCATTCAAGAATCATTTACCGCTAAGGGTAAAGCACTCACTGAAGATCCAATGGTGGTACTGATCAATGGTGGTACAGCTAGCGCCAGTGAAATCCTAGCCGGGGCGTTGCATGACAATGGTCGCGCTACCCTGGTTGGCACCCACACCTTTGGCAAGGCACTGATTCAATCGCTGGTAAATTTGGGGGATGGCTCTGGGATCGCACTCACGATCGCCAAGTATGAAACCCCGAACCACACTGATATCAACAAGGTGGGCATCGATCCGGATGTGGAGTTTCCGTTGAATGTACCAATCACCCGCGACCAATTGGGCACCAAGGATGATCCTCAGTATGTGGCAGCATTGGAAGTCCTTAAGCAGCAGGAACAACAACAACTAGCTGATGCAGCGTAA
- a CDS encoding ABC transporter permease subunit (The N-terminal region of this protein, as described by TIGR01726, is a three transmembrane segment that identifies a subfamily of ABC transporter permease subunits, which specificities that include histidine, arginine, glutamine, glutamate, L-cystine (sic), the opines (in Agrobacterium) octopine and nopaline, etc.): protein MRQKFKISWLPLILGGWLTICCGLPNIAIAAETSASEASEAIAQFQPPTAPTQTLIFATEPAFPPFEFKAANGDLVGFDIDLVNAVATAANFQVEFQSLPFDGLIPALQAKTIDAAVSAITITADRLQSVSFSRPYFKAGLAIATRSENTDIASLSDLEGKKIAVQIGTTGAYTAAAITNAEVRTFDSAPLALQELANRNVDAVINDAPVTLYAIKNNGLQGIKVVDQLLTEEFYGLAIAKNSDYLELINQGLATIFANGTYDQIYRDWFDGQPAELPEVVPIAATESEHSLPFGRSLTVIVTALPQLIKGTWITLKLTVVALLGGMVLGSLLGIARLSRLGLTRGVARIYIDLFRGTPLLVQLFMIYFGLPALAQEIGLEFNLSRLAAGIIALSLNSAAYIAEIVRAGIQSIDKGQSEAARSLGLSSPRTMQLIIFPQAIQRMLPPLGNEFITLLKDTSLVAVIGLEELFREGQLIVAQNYRSFEIYAAVGVIYLILTVIASQGFSWLEILINPTRKFSRRKPNPTNLELN from the coding sequence ATGAGGCAAAAATTCAAAATTTCCTGGCTACCTCTAATTCTAGGAGGGTGGCTGACAATCTGTTGTGGTTTGCCAAACATAGCGATCGCGGCGGAAACATCAGCCTCAGAAGCATCGGAGGCGATCGCCCAATTTCAACCGCCAACCGCGCCTACCCAAACCCTGATTTTTGCCACCGAGCCAGCCTTCCCACCCTTTGAGTTTAAGGCTGCCAATGGCGATCTGGTGGGGTTTGACATCGACCTGGTTAATGCCGTTGCCACCGCTGCCAACTTTCAGGTGGAGTTCCAGAGCTTGCCCTTTGATGGTCTTATTCCGGCACTGCAAGCCAAAACCATTGATGCGGCCGTTAGCGCGATCACCATCACTGCCGATCGACTGCAATCGGTTTCTTTCTCGCGTCCCTATTTCAAGGCTGGCCTAGCGATCGCCACCAGGTCAGAGAATACCGATATTGCCAGCCTGAGTGATCTTGAAGGTAAAAAGATCGCAGTGCAAATTGGTACTACCGGTGCATATACCGCAGCAGCAATTACCAATGCCGAGGTCAGAACGTTTGATTCTGCGCCCCTGGCTTTGCAAGAATTGGCCAATCGCAATGTGGATGCGGTGATCAATGATGCGCCAGTTACCCTATATGCAATCAAAAACAACGGTTTGCAGGGAATTAAGGTGGTCGATCAGCTCTTGACGGAGGAGTTCTATGGCCTGGCGATCGCCAAAAACTCCGATTATCTGGAATTAATTAATCAGGGCTTAGCAACAATTTTTGCCAATGGCACCTATGACCAGATTTATCGTGACTGGTTTGATGGCCAGCCAGCGGAGTTGCCAGAAGTAGTGCCGATCGCTGCCACTGAATCTGAGCATAGCTTGCCCTTTGGGCGATCGCTAACCGTAATAGTTACTGCCCTGCCGCAATTGATCAAAGGCACCTGGATTACTTTAAAACTAACGGTTGTCGCGCTGTTGGGGGGGATGGTGCTGGGTTCGCTGTTGGGGATCGCGCGATTGTCCAGGCTGGGTTTGACTCGCGGCGTTGCCAGGATTTATATCGATCTGTTTCGTGGTACGCCATTGTTGGTGCAGCTTTTCATGATTTATTTTGGCTTGCCTGCTCTGGCGCAAGAGATCGGTCTTGAATTTAATCTGTCGCGTTTGGCCGCCGGGATCATTGCCCTCAGCCTCAATAGTGCCGCCTATATTGCTGAAATTGTGCGAGCAGGGATTCAATCGATCGACAAGGGACAATCGGAAGCAGCGCGATCGTTGGGCTTGAGTTCGCCGCGCACGATGCAGTTGATTATTTTCCCGCAGGCGATCCAGCGGATGTTGCCACCCCTGGGCAATGAATTTATTACCTTGCTCAAGGATACTAGTTTGGTTGCGGTAATTGGCTTGGAAGAGCTATTCAGGGAAGGGCAATTAATTGTGGCGCAAAATTATCGATCGTTTGAGATTTATGCCGCCGTGGGTGTGATCTACTTAATCCTGACGGTGATCGCCTCTCAGGGGTTTAGTTGGCTAGAAATACTCATCAATCCCACTCGTAAATTCAGCAGACGCAAACCCAACCCAACAAATCTAGAACTTAATTAA
- a CDS encoding 2Fe-2S iron-sulfur cluster-binding protein, which yields MTTYTAKLHHQGQTYTISVPEDQTVLDAAYEQGLELPCSCYTGVCTTCAAQLVSGQVDQSQGMGTGGMGEELDAKGYVLLCVSQPLSDLEIVTEKEDEVYTIRFGGSSA from the coding sequence ATGACTACATATACCGCCAAACTTCATCACCAAGGGCAAACCTACACCATCTCTGTACCTGAAGATCAAACCGTGCTGGATGCTGCCTATGAGCAGGGTTTAGAGCTACCTTGCTCTTGCTATACTGGCGTTTGTACCACCTGCGCGGCGCAATTAGTCTCAGGTCAGGTTGATCAAAGTCAGGGCATGGGTACTGGTGGCATGGGTGAAGAACTCGATGCGAAGGGTTACGTTTTGTTGTGCGTATCGCAGCCACTATCCGATCTAGAAATTGTGACCGAGAAGGAAGATGAGGTATATACAATCCGGTTTGGTGGCAGCAGTGCCTAA
- a CDS encoding PFE-CTERM domain-containing protein — protein sequence MLRFSTATAVITLAIGGFNPSAAEALTWTINNAAYDAVDGGGTISGTFDYVASAGPDGTYSNINITSTAGSVAPFQNGNSYPGASITYTGFQSGDENILTTSPVSGFFLQLTFGGSGLTDAGGTVNISAGIIELSSPPIFGFRRIDDSLNPTVTAVPFEFESGLGLIALGSIFGISAYRQKQKAKAAKTIIHQ from the coding sequence ATGCTTAGATTTAGTACCGCTACTGCTGTGATCACCCTGGCGATCGGCGGCTTCAATCCATCTGCTGCTGAGGCATTGACCTGGACAATAAATAACGCTGCCTATGATGCTGTGGATGGCGGCGGTACCATTTCAGGAACGTTTGACTACGTTGCATCTGCAGGCCCAGACGGTACCTACTCAAACATCAATATCACCTCCACTGCAGGCTCTGTCGCTCCATTTCAGAATGGCAATAGCTATCCTGGCGCCTCAATCACCTATACAGGCTTTCAGTCAGGCGATGAGAATATTCTTACCACCAGTCCTGTTAGTGGCTTCTTTTTGCAACTGACTTTTGGGGGGAGTGGCTTAACTGATGCCGGTGGGACAGTTAACATTTCGGCAGGCATTATTGAACTTAGCTCTCCGCCGATTTTTGGATTTCGTCGCATCGATGATTCACTAAATCCTACGGTGACAGCGGTTCCCTTTGAGTTTGAGTCTGGATTGGGTTTAATTGCCCTAGGTAGTATCTTCGGCATCAGTGCCTATCGCCAGAAACAAAAAGCTAAAGCAGCTAAAACAATTATTCATCAATAA